The following proteins are encoded in a genomic region of Planococcus lenghuensis:
- a CDS encoding tripartite tricarboxylate transporter TctB family protein — MSKTFDRFAGIAFLLIGLLFVIESQRISESSYGSAVGPDIFPIGLGSLLILLSARLVYETMRYDVSGEKGESINYRKFIIIFVSAVVYAALLEPLGYVITTFAFLLVAFQTMERGKWLQSIVVATLFSVGVYYLFATFLGGSLPGFPVF; from the coding sequence CTGATTGGCCTTTTGTTTGTCATCGAGAGCCAGCGGATTTCCGAGAGTTCTTATGGCTCAGCAGTAGGCCCTGATATCTTCCCTATCGGATTGGGAAGTTTACTGATCTTGCTCAGTGCGCGGCTTGTGTATGAGACCATGCGCTACGATGTTTCCGGAGAAAAAGGGGAATCCATCAATTACCGGAAATTTATTATCATTTTCGTCAGTGCTGTAGTATACGCTGCGCTGCTTGAGCCATTGGGTTATGTCATTACGACGTTCGCATTTCTGTTAGTCGCATTCCAGACAATGGAACGCGGCAAATGGCTTCAATCGATCGTTGTCGCAACTTTATTTTCTGTCGGTGTCTACTACTTATTTGCGACATTCCTGGGAGGCTCCCTTCCCGGATTCCCGGTATTCTAA
- a CDS encoding tripartite tricarboxylate transporter permease yields MSALNFLFDGFLVAFQWHNILFAFVGVLIGTAVGVLPGIGPMSGVALLIPVTATLTGGLPPESAAASSIILLAGVYYGAMYGGSTTSILLNTPGESSSVVTTLDGYQMAQQGRAGAALSIAAIGSFVAGIISLIGLVLLAKPLSNVALEFGPAEYFSLMLLGLAAVSGLAGKSMTKALMMTVFGLMLGTIGIDAVSGIARFTYDLPILYSGLEFLTIAVGLFALGEVFKTILEREHEDGAIAKISRILPTRQDMKDSTAPILRGSFLGFFIGVLPGAGATLASFFSYIAEKKFSKFPEKFGTGAIAGVAGPESANNAASGGAMIPLLTLGIPGSGTTAILMGALIMYNVQPGPLLFNDHPEVAWGLIASMFIGNLMLLVLNMPLVKVFAKIIQTPKRYLLPIIVAISFFGVYAVQYTTFDLYLLLACGVLGYLLTRNDFPVAPLVLALVLGPMIENNMRRALTISNGDFSIFVTKPLSLALLLIAAAWLLVPLLLKFKGRAIVVNEED; encoded by the coding sequence ATGAGCGCATTAAACTTCTTATTCGACGGATTCCTCGTCGCTTTCCAATGGCATAATATCCTTTTCGCATTCGTGGGTGTACTGATCGGGACGGCTGTCGGCGTGCTGCCCGGGATCGGCCCGATGAGCGGTGTCGCACTCCTGATTCCAGTCACTGCCACACTGACCGGCGGACTCCCGCCTGAATCAGCTGCAGCAAGTTCCATTATTCTACTGGCAGGTGTTTACTACGGGGCTATGTACGGAGGATCTACCACCTCCATCCTGCTGAATACACCCGGTGAATCCTCCTCGGTTGTCACCACACTTGATGGTTATCAGATGGCCCAGCAAGGCCGGGCAGGTGCTGCTTTATCCATTGCGGCCATCGGCTCATTCGTTGCCGGCATCATATCGCTGATCGGGCTGGTTCTGCTTGCAAAACCGTTATCGAATGTGGCGCTTGAATTTGGTCCTGCCGAATACTTTTCACTGATGCTGCTCGGACTTGCTGCTGTCAGCGGGCTTGCCGGCAAATCGATGACGAAAGCACTGATGATGACGGTGTTCGGTCTGATGCTCGGCACGATCGGCATCGATGCCGTTTCCGGGATCGCCCGGTTCACCTATGATCTTCCGATTCTGTATTCCGGCTTGGAATTCCTGACGATTGCAGTGGGACTGTTCGCACTGGGAGAAGTATTCAAAACGATTTTGGAACGGGAACACGAAGATGGGGCCATCGCCAAAATCAGCCGGATTCTTCCGACAAGACAAGACATGAAAGACAGCACTGCGCCGATCTTGCGCGGGTCTTTCCTCGGCTTCTTCATTGGTGTCCTCCCGGGAGCCGGTGCGACGCTCGCTTCCTTCTTTTCATACATCGCAGAGAAGAAATTCAGCAAGTTCCCGGAAAAATTCGGCACCGGAGCCATTGCCGGCGTAGCCGGACCCGAGTCAGCGAATAACGCGGCATCAGGAGGCGCCATGATCCCACTTCTGACGCTCGGAATCCCTGGTTCCGGTACAACTGCTATTTTGATGGGCGCCCTCATTATGTACAACGTTCAGCCGGGCCCCCTGCTGTTCAATGATCACCCGGAAGTCGCCTGGGGACTGATCGCCAGCATGTTTATCGGCAATCTCATGCTCCTTGTTCTCAACATGCCGCTGGTCAAAGTGTTTGCGAAAATCATTCAGACACCGAAACGGTACTTGCTGCCAATCATCGTTGCAATCTCGTTCTTCGGTGTATATGCTGTCCAGTACACAACGTTCGATTTGTATCTGCTGCTGGCATGCGGCGTGCTGGGCTATCTGCTCACACGCAATGACTTCCCGGTTGCTCCACTTGTCCTGGCGCTGGTGCTCGGACCAATGATTGAAAATAATATGCGGAGAGCGCTGACCATATCCAATGGTGATTTCTCGATTTTTGTCACAAAACCTCTATCGCTGGCATTGCTCTTGATTGCAGCCGCCTGGTTATTGGTTCCACTCCTTCTGAAATTTAAAGGCCGGGCTATTGTTGTAAACGAAGAGGATTAA
- the trhO gene encoding oxygen-dependent tRNA uridine(34) hydroxylase TrhO: protein MQNHTYNVLLFYKYVPIEDPETFAAEHLEVCKELGLKGRILVGHEGINGTCSGTIEQTEKYTDMLKADPRFSDIVFKIDETDGHAFKKMHVRFRNEIVNLSLEDDINPNELTGNYLEPEEFYKKMQDENTIVLDARNDYEYDLGHFRGAIRPDIENFRDLPKWVEENREMLEGKEVLTYCTGGIRCEKFSGWLKREGFDNVGQLHGGIVTYGKDPEVQGKLWDGQLYVFDERIAVPVNRVEHVIVGRDHFTGEPCERYVNCANPECNKKILASEENEYKYMRSCSDECREHPRNRYAAENGLTAAEVQARLDALKEEASV, encoded by the coding sequence ATGCAAAATCATACTTACAACGTACTATTATTCTACAAATATGTACCGATTGAAGATCCGGAGACGTTCGCAGCCGAGCACCTCGAAGTGTGTAAAGAACTCGGACTGAAAGGGCGCATCCTCGTGGGCCATGAAGGCATCAACGGGACGTGCTCGGGCACAATCGAACAGACTGAAAAGTATACGGACATGCTGAAGGCGGATCCGCGCTTCTCGGACATCGTCTTCAAAATCGATGAAACGGACGGCCATGCATTCAAGAAAATGCACGTGCGCTTCCGCAATGAAATTGTTAACTTGAGCCTCGAAGATGACATCAATCCAAACGAACTGACAGGCAATTACCTGGAGCCTGAAGAGTTCTATAAAAAAATGCAGGATGAGAATACCATCGTCCTCGACGCACGGAACGATTACGAGTACGACCTTGGACATTTCCGCGGCGCCATCCGTCCGGATATCGAGAACTTCCGCGATCTGCCGAAATGGGTAGAGGAGAACCGGGAAATGCTTGAAGGGAAAGAAGTCCTCACTTACTGCACAGGCGGAATTCGCTGCGAGAAATTCTCCGGCTGGCTGAAGCGGGAAGGCTTCGATAATGTCGGTCAGCTCCATGGCGGCATCGTCACTTACGGAAAAGACCCGGAAGTGCAGGGTAAATTATGGGACGGTCAGCTCTATGTGTTCGATGAGCGGATTGCCGTGCCGGTCAACCGGGTGGAACATGTTATCGTCGGACGCGACCATTTCACCGGCGAACCTTGCGAACGCTACGTAAACTGCGCGAATCCGGAATGCAATAAAAAAATCCTGGCTTCAGAAGAAAACGAGTACAAGTACATGCGTTCTTGCTCAGACGAATGCCGGGAACATCCACGCAATCGCTATGCGGCAGAAAACGGCCTGACAGCAGCAGAAGTACAGGCGCGCCTTGATGCATTAAAAGAAGAAGCGTCAGTTTGA
- a CDS encoding PH domain-containing protein has protein sequence MFGKVASDALGLSDIGSVIKKEDFDKVESDDYVMHEDGEKIFFLIKSKSDEYCFTNKALIHVDGANAVSKKRNLKRYEYYLNPVTNVALETAGTVDLDVEIKFNIGNEAMSIDVHKKFLTEIRDLYKVLTALSHIAEENGRMLKFANRSLEVAASSIGRAGGQGGSPAEQYASINEHVFDWLTSKYDMYTKKDFTDVFEKYILN, from the coding sequence ATGTTCGGTAAAGTGGCATCCGATGCACTTGGTCTGAGTGATATCGGCTCGGTCATCAAGAAGGAGGATTTCGACAAAGTCGAATCAGATGATTACGTCATGCATGAGGATGGGGAGAAGATTTTCTTCCTTATTAAATCTAAGTCAGACGAGTACTGCTTTACGAATAAAGCGCTGATCCATGTGGATGGAGCAAATGCCGTCAGCAAAAAGCGGAACCTGAAACGCTATGAGTATTACTTGAATCCGGTGACCAACGTGGCGCTTGAGACAGCGGGGACCGTCGACTTGGACGTGGAGATCAAGTTCAACATTGGCAATGAAGCCATGTCGATCGATGTTCACAAAAAATTCCTGACTGAAATCAGAGACCTGTATAAAGTACTGACAGCATTGTCCCACATTGCGGAAGAAAACGGCAGAATGCTGAAATTCGCCAACCGCAGCCTGGAAGTCGCAGCCAGCTCGATCGGCCGCGCAGGCGGACAGGGCGGCAGTCCCGCTGAGCAATACGCATCGATCAATGAACATGTCTTTGACTGGCTGACCAGCAAATACGATATGTATACGAAAAAAGATTTCACTGACGTCTTTGAGAAGTACATTCTGAATTAA
- a CDS encoding 2-hydroxyacid dehydrogenase: protein MKPIVYITRKLPDEAVAGLRESYEVRMWEEEETPVPREVLLEEVKEASAIWAMLTDSIDREVLDNAPNLKIVSNLAVGHNNIDLDAARERGICVTNTPDALTEATADLTFALLMATARRLSEASRALRAGEWKAWTPLGFTGHDVYGATIGIIGMGRIGEAVARRAKGFDMDVLYHNRTRRRFEDFVYSDLDELLSRSDFVVLLTPYTDQTAGMIGERELGLMKNTASLINVARGGIVDEKALEAALKNGDIWAAGLDVFEEEPVPTDHPLLSLPNVTVTPHIGSASVQARHAMMQLNAEAIHACLTGNDIKNRVC, encoded by the coding sequence GTGAAACCGATTGTGTATATAACACGTAAATTACCTGATGAGGCAGTGGCTGGCTTAAGGGAATCATATGAAGTGCGCATGTGGGAAGAGGAAGAGACGCCGGTGCCGCGCGAGGTTCTATTGGAAGAAGTAAAGGAGGCAAGCGCCATCTGGGCCATGCTGACAGATTCCATCGACCGGGAAGTGCTGGATAATGCGCCGAATCTGAAGATTGTTTCCAATCTGGCGGTCGGACATAACAATATCGACCTGGATGCAGCACGCGAGCGGGGCATTTGTGTGACAAATACGCCTGATGCGCTGACGGAAGCGACGGCAGATTTGACATTCGCGCTGCTGATGGCAACGGCACGCCGGCTGTCGGAAGCTTCCCGGGCGTTGCGGGCAGGCGAATGGAAAGCGTGGACGCCGCTCGGCTTTACCGGCCATGATGTTTATGGCGCGACGATCGGCATCATCGGCATGGGGCGCATCGGTGAAGCGGTGGCGCGGCGGGCGAAAGGTTTCGATATGGATGTCCTGTACCATAATCGCACACGCCGGCGGTTTGAGGACTTCGTTTATTCGGATTTGGATGAATTGCTGTCCCGGTCGGATTTCGTTGTCCTGCTAACGCCATACACCGATCAGACAGCCGGCATGATCGGAGAACGGGAACTCGGATTGATGAAAAACACGGCGAGCCTCATCAATGTCGCACGCGGTGGCATCGTCGATGAAAAAGCACTGGAAGCAGCGTTGAAGAATGGTGACATTTGGGCAGCTGGTCTTGATGTATTCGAAGAGGAACCCGTACCGACTGATCATCCGTTGCTGTCGCTGCCGAATGTCACGGTGACTCCGCACATCGGAAGCGCGAGCGTCCAGGCGCGTCACGCGATGATGCAGTTGAACGCGGAAGCGATCCACGCCTGCCTCACTGGAAACGACATCAAAAATCGAGTCTGTTAA
- a CDS encoding DedA family protein, which translates to MENWITDVMANYGYWGVFLLIMLENVFPPIPSEVILTFGGFMTATTQLTIFGVIVASTAGSVAGAVILYGVGRVMSVPRLERLIDRYGKWLRIDREDLHKANGWFEKYGIWTVFFCRFIPLIRSLISIPAGSSGMHLVPFLIFTTLGTIIWNTVLVWLGASVGENWEEVVGKFDVYSNIMYALLALLLVIGFIWFIRRKKDRT; encoded by the coding sequence TTGGAAAATTGGATTACGGACGTGATGGCGAATTACGGCTATTGGGGTGTGTTCCTCCTCATCATGCTGGAGAATGTATTTCCGCCGATCCCGTCTGAAGTGATTCTTACATTCGGGGGATTCATGACAGCGACGACGCAGCTGACGATATTCGGCGTTATTGTGGCATCGACGGCCGGTTCGGTGGCCGGAGCTGTCATTCTATATGGTGTGGGCCGTGTGATGAGTGTGCCCCGGCTGGAGCGGCTGATCGACCGATACGGCAAATGGCTGCGCATCGATCGGGAGGATTTACATAAAGCGAATGGCTGGTTTGAGAAGTACGGGATTTGGACGGTGTTCTTCTGCCGTTTTATTCCACTTATCCGGAGCCTGATTTCCATTCCGGCGGGCAGTTCCGGCATGCACCTTGTGCCGTTTCTGATCTTCACGACGCTCGGAACCATCATCTGGAACACTGTCCTCGTATGGCTCGGCGCTTCAGTCGGCGAAAACTGGGAAGAGGTCGTCGGCAAATTCGATGTGTATTCAAATATCATGTACGCATTACTGGCACTGTTGCTTGTAATTGGCTTCATTTGGTTCATCCGAAGAAAGAAAGACAGAACTTGA
- a CDS encoding lmo0954 family membrane protein, translating into MNKFWLAVIGITAGIVALANLGSLLGLIVSAAVVYAGIHFYQRSVSTPAKVWWGIVIVIGVVTAIANVPAFFAVAGLIVLWMVYRRWNGEEVSVSRSKDPFTNFENQWKQLKK; encoded by the coding sequence ATGAACAAATTTTGGCTCGCAGTAATCGGCATCACTGCAGGAATCGTGGCTTTGGCGAATCTCGGTTCGCTCCTCGGCCTGATCGTTTCGGCTGCGGTCGTCTACGCAGGTATTCATTTCTACCAGCGCAGTGTCTCGACGCCTGCAAAAGTCTGGTGGGGAATCGTCATCGTAATCGGTGTAGTTACAGCGATTGCAAATGTCCCTGCATTTTTCGCAGTAGCCGGCCTGATCGTTCTCTGGATGGTTTACCGGAGATGGAATGGCGAAGAGGTTTCGGTATCCCGCTCAAAAGATCCGTTCACGAATTTCGAAAACCAGTGGAAGCAACTTAAAAAATAA
- a CDS encoding PspA/IM30 family protein yields MTTAWNRLKFALETDLDALISRKEQKNPLALLNRYVKEAEKQTEDTGKWLERQAQLNGKLEKELEEAAAMLEKRQRQQELAAAAGEEDLAQFAEREVAAYSQRTAVLKSSIADNRNEYEQMERKYEEMKHKVKDMKIRQLQLMGKENATRANVYMDRVLHPEHGEASIGTNDEMMSYIERLSGTIEEQHEQNVLVHRLEALEKNSAQEQEIR; encoded by the coding sequence ATGACAACAGCTTGGAACCGTTTGAAATTCGCATTGGAAACTGACCTTGATGCATTGATTTCGAGAAAAGAACAGAAAAACCCGCTTGCCCTGCTTAACCGGTACGTGAAAGAAGCGGAAAAGCAGACAGAAGATACCGGCAAATGGCTCGAACGGCAAGCACAGCTGAACGGGAAACTTGAAAAGGAACTGGAAGAGGCCGCTGCGATGCTGGAGAAACGCCAGCGTCAGCAGGAATTGGCCGCAGCTGCAGGTGAAGAAGACCTCGCACAATTCGCCGAACGGGAAGTAGCCGCTTACAGCCAGCGGACCGCTGTCCTGAAAAGCAGCATCGCTGACAACCGCAATGAGTACGAACAGATGGAGCGCAAGTACGAGGAAATGAAGCATAAAGTGAAAGACATGAAGATCCGCCAGCTGCAGCTGATGGGTAAAGAAAACGCAACCCGGGCCAATGTCTACATGGATCGCGTGCTTCATCCCGAACACGGCGAAGCTAGCATCGGCACCAATGATGAGATGATGTCGTACATTGAACGGCTGAGCGGCACGATCGAAGAACAGCATGAACAAAATGTCCTTGTCCACCGGCTCGAAGCGCTCGAAAAAAACAGCGCACAGGAACAGGAAATCCGATAA